The Medicago truncatula cultivar Jemalong A17 chromosome 4, MtrunA17r5.0-ANR, whole genome shotgun sequence genome includes a region encoding these proteins:
- the LOC25494188 gene encoding protein ELF4-LIKE 4: MEGDTYSTLGNGTQQIDGKILQTFQKRFVQVQNILDQNRVLINEINQNHESRVPDNLNKNVGLIKELNSNIRRVVDLYADLSTSFTKSNDVSSEGDSSGAVKSEGKSSHKRHRPL, encoded by the coding sequence ATGGAGGGTGACACATACTCCACCCTTGGCAATGGCACCCAGCAAATTGATGGCAAGATCTTGCAGACATTTCAAAAAAGGTTTGTTCAAGTTCAAAACATTTTGGATCAGAATAGAGTACTCATCAATGAGATAAACCAGAATCACGAGTCTAGGGTCCCTGACAACCTCAACAAGAATGTTGGTCTTATTAAGGAGCTTAACAGCAACATCAGAAGAGTTGTTGACCTTTATGCAGATCTTTCAACTTCCTTCACCAAATCAAATGATGTTTCTTCCGAAGGAGATTCAAGTGGTGCTGTGAAATCAGAAGGAAAATCTTCTCACAAACGACACAGACCTCTTTAG
- the LOC25494189 gene encoding uncharacterized protein: MASTSTISMAVPLTCASKKLEAPTSQAFLKAPLTLKPSKSVAAARFVVKASLKEKIVTGLTAAALTASMISPDVAEAATVSPSLKNFLLSIVSGGVVVTAILGAVIGVSNFDPVKRG, translated from the coding sequence ATGGCTTCAACTTCCACAATTTCAATGGCTGTGCCATTAACCTGTGCCAGCAAGAAGCTAGAGGCACCAACCTCTCAAGCATTCTTGAAGGCACCATTGACTCTGAAGCCATCAAAGTCTGTGGCAGCAGCAAGGTTTGTAGTGAAAGCATccttgaaagagaaaattgtgaCAGGTTTAACTGCAGCTGCATTGACAGCTTCAATGATTTCTCCTGATGTGGCTGAAGCTGCTACTGTTTCACCTTCCCTCAAGAATTTCTTGCTCAGCATCGTTTCTGGTGGTGTTGTGGTTACTGCTATTCTTGGTGCTGTTATCGGTGTTTCCAATTTCGATCCTGTTAAGCGaggttga